The following nucleotide sequence is from Pedobacter sp. PACM 27299.
CAATTGTCAATGTGAATACCAAGAAAAGATGGCCTTTCACAACGGGTTATGGCGGCTGTTCTAACTGCTGGTGGGGCTGTACGCCAAGGTTTATGCCTTCAGATTTCAAGATGAAGAGTCTTTTCGGAATTGGAGAAGACTGGCCGGTTGATTACGATGACCTCGATCCCTATTATTATGAAGCCGAGGAGCTGATGTCTATTTCTGGTCCGGAAGGTACACCTTTCCCCCGAAAAGGTAAATATCCTTTGCCCCCGCATGAGTTTAGTATCGTCGACAAGATTTTACATAAAACCTATGGCAATCAATACATCAGTCAGCCTACAGCAAGGGCGAGCAGGGCTGCAAATGGTAGAAACCGCTGCATGACCTCCAGTACCTGCGACATCTGTCCTGTAAATGCCAAATTTACGGTAGAAAATGCAAATCTAGGTGTTTACGAAGATAAACGGGTAGAGTTGGTCTATGGCGCTCAGGTTTATAGTTTGGAAGTTCAGAATGATGTGGTTAAAAAGGTGCTGTATCAACTTGATGGTAAAGATTATCAGGCTTCCGCGGAGGTGATTGCATTAGGGGCAAATCCTTTTTTTAATACCAATATTCTATTGAATGCAGGAGATAAAAATCCACTGACTGGACGAGGATTTGGTGAGCAGCTTGGTATGCAGGTCTTGATTTACCTGGATGGAATGAAAAATGTTGGGGGAAGTACCTGGGTGAATGCCAATGGGTACATGCTCTATGATGGAGCACATAGGAAAGACTTTGCCGCCTGTTTAATGGAAGTGAACAATGCACCCTATTACATCCGCATGGAGCGTGGGAAGTGGCTGAATATTGCCAGTTTCCGCCTGCTATTTGAAGACCTGCCACTCTATAATAACTACATCAGCACTTCT
It contains:
- a CDS encoding GMC oxidoreductase, with the translated sequence MKNSHYDLIVVGTGFASSFFLKKYLSKVKSDQKVLVLERGHFYPHAERLKVKKGEHSDFQKYEEPWEEAIVNVNTKKRWPFTTGYGGCSNCWWGCTPRFMPSDFKMKSLFGIGEDWPVDYDDLDPYYYEAEELMSISGPEGTPFPRKGKYPLPPHEFSIVDKILHKTYGNQYISQPTARASRAANGRNRCMTSSTCDICPVNAKFTVENANLGVYEDKRVELVYGAQVYSLEVQNDVVKKVLYQLDGKDYQASAEVIALGANPFFNTNILLNAGDKNPLTGRGFGEQLGMQVLIYLDGMKNVGGSTWVNANGYMLYDGAHRKDFAACLMEVNNAPYYIRMERGKWLNIASFRLLFEDLPLYNNYISTSANKLIPEVHFTERSSYTMKAIENMKKTLPGILSCLPVEKLKYLDPFPNEGHIIGGTRMSKDASLGVVDQHLIHHQYRNLFVLGAGAFTTFSASNPTLTLSALSLYAADQAF